The following are encoded together in the Culex pipiens pallens isolate TS chromosome 1, TS_CPP_V2, whole genome shotgun sequence genome:
- the LOC120422454 gene encoding transcription factor grauzone-like — protein sequence MNDPAKPPACCALCGLTRTQAVQRGLCMHQFPTSPSLRRDWEAFCGGRPGKLLCSGHFTSDCYYGDFPSGKTRKRRPLARGSVPTIRNPWGQPELEEVEAVAPVVGKRVRPSCFLCRQRTKHHVPLVGGVQPSPSEPMSSEEWESYRGTVIAKYFSFEVASMIGEVVCLQCWLKVEEFHRFHGEIEAAHTETVPFAHVQVKQEVAGGLDDGVVKQEQLESVIEVKAEQIVDYEAGDCFKREPEPETSFADNFDDSSDHESEENVVEESNQEPPPKKKKRTINALHKSDQLIAQNCVIICDQCSQTFDKFYQLQIHCREVHQTKGRITCCNKDFIERARLLEHLRSHDDPDLLRCVVCQALLSCAGNLRRHQVQNHTVFTGTPVNAMTCEKCAKTFTDKSAYSTHVKGHLALETKQFQCVECDRIFSNSSLLKKHVIKRHTLKFDYVCEVCAKGFISRQELEAHTTSAHDPDAAQASRVQCPDCHRSFSKWSLRKHRLMMHETSEPVSCEICGKQAPNRVALGSHKRFVHRAGKFGCTVCEKTFAKAISLREHMSTHNGGDGEGLYTCPHCPRTFNSNANMHSHRKKVHFEEWLQGRMQRRN from the exons ATGAACGACCCGGCCAAGCCCCCGGCCTGTTGCGCGCTGTGCGGCCTCACCCGGACGCAGGCCGTTCAGCGGGGCCTCTGCATGCACCAGTTCCCCACGAGTCCGTCGCTGCGCCGGGACTGGGAAGCGTTCTGCGGTGGCCGGCCGGGCAAGCTCCTCTGCAGCGGGCACTTTACCAGCGATTGCTACTACGGTGACTTTCCGTCgggtaaaacgcgcaagcggaGGCCGCTGGCGCGGGGAAGTGTGCCCACGATCCGGAACCCCTGGGGGCAGCCCGAGCTGGAGGAAGTTGAGGCTGTTGCTCCGGTGGTTGGTAAGCGGGTTAGACCCAGCTGCTTTCTGTGCCGCCAGCGGACGAAGCATCACGTTCCGCTTGTTGGTGGCGTTCAGCCGAGTCCGTCGGAACCGATGTCCAGCGAGGAGTGGGAGTCGTATCGAGGGACGGTGATTGCCAAGTACTTTTCGTTTGAGGTTGCTTCGATGATTGGGGAGGTCGTCTGCTTGCAGTGCTGGCTGAAGGTCGAGGAGTTTCATCGGTTTCACGGTGAGATTGAGGCGGCTCACACGGAAACGGTTCCCTTTGCACACGTCCAAGTGAAGCAGGAGGTGGCTGGAGGGTTGGACGATGGAGTGGTCAAGCAAGAACAACTGGAGAGCGTGATCGAGGTGAAGGCTGAGCAAATTGTCGACTATGAAGCAGGAGATTGTTTTAAGAGAGAACCTGAACCGGAAACCTCTTTTGCTGATAACTTCGACGACAGTTCGGACCACGAATCGGAGGAAAACGTGGTAGAAGAGTCCAACCAGGAGCCACCGCCCAAAAAGAAGAAACGAACAATCAACGCTTTGCACAAATCCGACCAGTTGATAGCCCAGAACTGCGTCATCATCTGCGACCAGTGCTCGCAAACTTTCGACAAGTTCTACCAACTTCAAATCCACTGCCGCGAGGTTCACCAAACCAAGGGACGCATCACGTGCTGCAACAAGGACTTCATCGAGCGCGCTCGGCTGCTGGAACACCTGCGCAGCCACGACGATCCCGACCTGCTGCGGTGCGTGGTCTGCCAAGCTCTGCTATCGTGCGCCGGAAATCTCCGCCGCCATCAGGTGCAAAATCACACCGTATTCACCGGAACGCCGGTGAACGCGATGACCTGCGAAAAGTGCGCCAAGACCTTCACCGACAAGTCGGCGTACAGCACCCACGTGAAGGGCCACCTGGCGCTGGAGACGAAGCAGTTTCAGTGTGTGGAGTGCGACAGGAT CTTCAGCAACAGCTCGCTGCTCAAAAAACACGTCATCAAACGCCACACCCTAAAGTTCGACTACGTCTGCGAAGTCTGCGCCAAAGGGTTCATCTCGCGGCAGGAGCTCGAAGCGCACACCACTTCCGCGCACGATCCGGACGCCGCGCAGGCGAGCCGCGTCCAATGTCCGGACTGCCACCGGTCGTTCTCCAAGTGGAGCCTGCGCAAGCACCGGCTGATGATGCACGAGACGAGCGAACCGGTCAGCTGCGAGATATGTGGCAAGCAGGCCCCGAACCGGGTCGCGCTCGGAAGTCACAAGCGGTTCGTGCATCGGGCGGGGAAGTTCGGCTGTACCGTTTGCGAGAAGACGTTCGCGAAGGCCATCAGCTTGCGCGAGCACATGAGCACGCACAACGGAGGTGATGGCGAAGGGTTGTACACGTGTCCGCACTGCCCGCGGACGTTCAACTCGAACGCAAACATGCACTCCCACCGGAAGAAGGTGCACTTTGAGGAGTGGTTGCAAGGGAGGATGCAGCGACGGAACTAG
- the LOC120422456 gene encoding mitotic checkpoint protein BUB3, with the protein MERKPETQIQNAPSDIISSCKFSPNTNQFLLVSSWDSSVRLYDVVNNTLRQKYYHDAPVLDCAFHDSVRTVSAGLDNLVKLYDLNTHAESILGNHDAGVKCVEYSSKANGILTGSWDKTVKLWDVRDKDCVGKYEQSNGKVYSMSCIDEKLVVATSERKVLVWDLRNMGQYLTRRESSLKFQTRAIRCFPNKEGYVMSSIEGRVAVEYFDMDPEVQKKKFAFKCHRSKEDSKELIYPVNAISFHNVFNTFATGGSDGYVNIWDGFNKKRLCQFHLYDSSISALAFSYDGSTLAIACSYLDEAEVPPEPVPDPTLYVRYVSEAETKPK; encoded by the exons ATGGAACGCAAGCCGGAAACGCAAATCCAGAACGCGCCCAGCGACATCATCTCGTCGTGCAAGTTCTCACCCAACACGAACCAGTTCCTGCTGGTGTCCAGCTGGGACTCGAGCGTCCGGCTGTACGACGTGGTCAACAACACCCTGCGCCAGAAGTACTACCACGATGCACCGGTGCTGGACTGTGCCTTTCAT GACTCCGTCCGCACGGTCAGTGCCGGGTTGGACAACCTGGTCAAGCTGTACGACCTGAACACACACGCCGAGAGCATCCTCGGGAATCACGACGCCGGCGTCAAGTGCGTCGAGTACTCGTCCAAGGCGAACGGCATCCTGACCGGAAGTTGGGACAAGACGGTGAAGCTGTGGGACGTGCGGGACAAGGATTGTGTTGGGAAGTACGAGCAGAGCAATGGGAAGGTGTACTCGATGAGTTGCATCGACGAGAAGCTGGTGGTGGCCACGTCGGAGCGCAAGGTGCTCGTGTGGGACCTGCGGAACATGGGCCAGTACCTGACGCGGCGGGAGTCCTCGCTGAAGTTCCAAACCCGCGCCATCCGGTGCTTCCCGAACAAGGAGGGCTACGTGATGAGTTCGATCGAGGGCCGGGTGGCGGTCGAGTACTTCGACATGGACCCGGAGGTGCAGAAGAAGAAGTTTGCGTTCAAGTGTCACCGCTCGAAGGAGGACAGCAAGGAGCTCATCTATCCGGTGAACGCCATCAGCTTCCACAACGTGTTCAACACGTTCGCGACGGGCGGCTCCGACGGGTACGTCAACATCTGGGACGGGTTCAACAAGAAGCGGCTGTGCCAGTTCCATCTGTACGACAGCTCGATCTCGGCGCTGGCCTTCAGCTACGACGGCAGCACGCTGGCCATCGCCTGCTCGTACCTGGACGAGGCGGAGGTGCCGCCGGAGCCGGTGCCCGACCCGACGCTGTACGTGCGGTACGTCAGCGAGGCGGAGACGAAGCCGAAATAA
- the LOC120422460 gene encoding transcription factor grauzone-like — protein sequence MESPPADAPRSCYACLQQPSEFMPIADEVGPKAEPPSTAEPIGRTSSYRGDIIAKHFWFEKDDLMRGVICTSCWSKIEDFHQFYSEIEQAHEHKLGFTVVQIKQEDAVEAEEEIVVEPITAEEMEREDEEMELKREEVNVSETEDDDDDEEEEEEEEDEFETEPDQPKRRKRIKKKGTKLAERMAKSDSLIAQFCKMFCDQCSQEFPNFSQLYAHCAAVHQRKPAVFCCDRKFNNRIRLYDHIQRHVDPDRFQCKHCKRVCLDRESLKRHTVMVHTPEENRPFKCDRCPKSYTIQNEFIKHVKYHQAMDTKEFPCGQCDKFFGNAALLKQHNKNVHSTTYEFVCDTCAKGFNSRGLFTKHLKEHDPKVRAEKAQCPICFQWLLKVSLSKHVMRHNSGGPVRCDLCGKESPNLLALRSHKQFFHKEAKFGCSVCDKVFKRAISLKEHMATHSGAVLYTCPHCPKTFNSNANMHSHRKKMHPQEWLDAKMQRLTKHETKGEEGEGE from the exons ATGGAATCTCCGCCAGCGGACGCGCCCCGGAGCTGCTACGCGTGCCTCCAGCAACCCAGCGAGTTCATGCCGATTGCCGACGAAGTCGGACCCAAAGCCGAGCCGCCTAGCACCGCGGAACCGATCGGTCGGACATCCTCCTACCGGGGCGATATCATCGCCAAACACTTCTGGTTCGAG AAGGACGACCTCATGCGGGGCGTGATCTGCACCAGCTGCTGGTCCAAAATCGAGGACTTTCACCAGTTCTACAGCGAGATCGAGCAAGCGCACGAGCACAAGCTCGGCTTCACGGTCGTCCAGATAAAGCAGGAGGATGCCGTAGAGGCGGAGGAGGAGATCGTCGTGGAACCGATAACTGCGGAGGAAATGGAGAGGGAGGACGAGGAGATGGAGTTGAAACGTGAGGAAGTCAATGTTTCTGAAACTgaggatgatgatgacgatgaagaggaggaggaggaagaagaagaCGAGTTCGAGACGGAACCGGATCAACCGAAACGGCGAAAACGGATCAAGAAGAAAGGGACCAAACTAGCGGAACGCATGGCGAAGAGCGACAGCTTGATCGCGCAGTTCTGCAAAATGTTCTGCGACCAGTGCTCGCAGGAGTTTCCCAACTTTAGTCAGCTGTACGCGCACTGCGCCGCCGTTCACCAGCGGAAGCCGGCCGTGTTCTGCTGCGATCGCAAGTTCAACAACCGGATCCGGCTGTACGATCACATCCAGCGGCACGTGGATCCGGATCGGTTTCAGTGCAAGCACTGCAAGCGCGTCTGTTTGGATCGGGAGAGCTTGAAGAGGCACACGGTTATGGTGCACACGCCGGAGGAGAACCGGCCGTTCAAGTGCGATCGATGTCCAAAGTCCTACACCATTCAGAACGAGTTCATCAAGCACGTCAAGTACCACCAGGCGATGGACACGAAGGAGTTCCCGTGCGGGCAGTGCGATAAGTT CTTCGGCAACGCTGCCCTGCTCAAGCAGCACAACAAGAACGTCCACTCGACGACGTACGAGTTCGTGTGTGACACGTGCGCCAAAGGGTTCAACTCGCGCGGCCTGTTCACCAAGCACCTGAAAGAGCACGACCCGAAGGTGCGCGCCGAGAAGGCCCAGTGTCCGATCTGCTTCCAGTGGCTGCTCAAGGTGAGCCTGAGCAAGCACGTGATGCGGCACAACTCGGGCGGTCCGGTGCGGTGTGACCTGTGCGGGAAGGAGTCACCGAACCTGTTGGCGCTGCGCAGCCACAAGCAGTTCTTCCACAAAGAGGCCAAGTTCGGCTGTAGCGTGTGCGATAAGGTGTTCAAGCGGGCGATCAGCCTGAAGGAGCATATGGCCACGCACAGCGGAGCTGTACTTTACACCTGTCCGCACTGCCCGAAGACGTTCAACTCGAACGCGAACATGCACTCGCACCGGAAGAAGATGCACCCGCAGGAGTGGCTGGACGCGAAGATGCAGCGGCTGACGAAGCACGAAACCAAAGgggaggagggggagggggaatAA